Proteins found in one Hoplias malabaricus isolate fHopMal1 chromosome 17, fHopMal1.hap1, whole genome shotgun sequence genomic segment:
- the ppp6r3 gene encoding serine/threonine-protein phosphatase 6 regulatory subunit 3 isoform X3 encodes MFWKFDLHTTSHIDTLLDKEDVTLTEVMDEEDVLQECKAQNHKLVDFLVRPQCMEDLVCYITKEPSDDVEERIKYKYPNISCELLTSDVGQINDRLGEDESLLMKLYGFLQNEPPLNPLLASFFSKVLSILIGRKPEQIVEFLRKREDFVDLMIKHIGTSAIMDLLLRMLTCIEPQQLRQDVLNWLNEEKVIQRLVDMIQPSQDEDRHSNASQSLCEIIRLSRDQMFQVQGSSDPDPLLTTLEKQETVEQLLSNIFDKEKNESAIVSVIQILLTLLETRRPAFEGHLELCPPGLNHPSFSVNQSILDAVKPRLKDFHQLLLEPPKKTILKTTWGVLDPPVGNTRLNVVRLVASLLQTNTHIINQELINLNMLGVILDMYFKYIWNNFLHIQVEICTAMILAMPPTQSDTEIREDEQEPVRENILITHLFQKCRLIQRILDAWSSNEKEQTEGGRRRGYMGHLTRIANSIVHNSDKGPNGAQIQQLISELQEDDRERWESFTSGQLADTNKKNTVDLVNTHHIHSSSDDEVDFKDSGFHQDSSLQQFGFNDEEFADQDDVVDIPFDRISDINFSLNTNESANMALFEACCKEKIQQFEDAGSDEEDIWDEKDMTFAPDAQRRPRSSGSTDSEESTDSEEEDVKRDPFEPANTAADDRMEVDSGEGHVWTANFDDVPMDTGAVSSTPLSAPNETAAWNSPAAVATETGWADFSSFTPVNPKDPLRSNSPVAMETSTETVDPLGVNAPAGAGQWAGDEGAQPPTSLGGKPAGSEAEEEPAGDRITETVINGSMKETLSLTVDAKTETAVFKSEEEKRSTSEDASAKYVVGESEESERNASPLSASNCQKSGAKHLEEKTKAACEVVNGPLENAATMEEAKIEQCVPSPEAAVNGPM; translated from the exons ATGTTTTGGAAGTTTGACCTGCACACAACGTCTCACATCGACACGCTCCTGGACAAGGAGGACGTGACTCTGACGGAGGTGATGGACGAGGAGGACGTTCTACAGGAGTGTAAAGCCCAGAATCACAAGCTGGTCGACTTTCTGGTGCGGCCGCAGTGCATGGAGGACCTGGTGTGCTACATCACCAAGGAGCCCAGCGACGACGTGGAGGAGAGGATTAAATACAA GTACCCCAACATATCCTGTGAGCTGCTGACCTCAGATGTTGGGCAGATCAATGACAGACTAGGAGAAGATGAGAGTTTACTGATGAAACTGTACGGGTTTCTGCAGAACGAGCCGCCGCTGAACCCTCTGCTGGCCAGCTTTTTCAGCAAGGTCCTGAGCATCCTCATCGGCAGAAAGCCGGAGCAG ATCGTTGAGTTCCTGAGGAAGAGGGAAGATTTTGTGGATTTGATGATCAAACACATAGGAACCTCAGCCATCATGGACCTCCTCCTCAGGATGCTCACCTGCATCGAGCCCCAGCAGCTCAGGCAAGATGTCTTAAAT TGGCTGAATGAGGAGAAGGTGATCCAGCGGCTGGTGGACATGATACAGCCCTCTCAGGATGAGGAT AGGCACTCAAATGCATCCCAGTCTCTGTGTGAGATCATTCGCCTCAGCAGAGATCAGATGTTTCAGGTACAGGGAAGCTCCGATCCCGATCCTCTGCTGACCACACTGGAGAA ACAAGAGACTGTAGAGCAGCTGCTGTCCAACATCTTCGACAAAGAGAAGAACGAGTCCGCGATAGTCAGCGTAATCCAGATACTTCTTACGCTCTTAGAGACACGTAGACCAGC CTTTGAGGGGCACCTGGAGCTTTGTCCTCCCGGACTGAATCACCCGTCCTTCTCTGTTAACCAGAGCATCCTTGATGCGGTCAAACCCAGACTGAAAGACTTCCACCAACTCCTGCTGGAGCCTCCAAAG aaaacaattttaaagaCTACGTGGGGGGTGCTGGACCCACCGGTGGGGAACACGCGCCTTAATGTGGTCCGATTAGTGGCCAGCCTTCTGCAAACCAACACGCATATCATCAACCAGGAGCTGATCAACCTCAACATGCTGGGAGTCATTCTG GACATGTACTTCAAATACATTTGGAACAACTTCCTTCACATTCAAGTAGAAATCTGTACTGCCATGATATTAGCGATGCCCCCAACCCAGAGCGACACAGAAATCAGAGAGGACGAACAGGAGCCAGTCAGAGAAAACATCCTCATCACACAC cTCTTTCAGAAGTGCAGGCTGATACAGAGAATTCTGGATGCGTGGAGCTCTAATGAGAAAGAACA gaccGAGGGTGGCCGTCGGAGAGGCTACATGGGTCACCTGACCAGAATAGCCAACTCTATAGTGCATAACAGCGACAAGGGTCCAAACGGAGCTCAGATCCAACAGCTCATTTCag AGCTCCAGGAGGATGATCGGGAGAGATGGGAATCCTTCACCTCGGGGCAACTAGCagacacaaacaagaaaaacactgtagACTTA GTTAACACACATCATATTCACTCGTCCAGCGACGACGAGGTAGATTTCAAAGACAGCGGTTTCCATCAGGATTCGTCTCTGCAGCAA TTTGGCTTCAATGACGAAGAGTTTGCCGATCAGGACGATGTTGTGGA TATTCCCTTTGATAGAATATCAGACATCAATTTTTCCTTGAATACAAATGAAAGT GCGAATATGGCTCTGTTTGAAGCCTGCTGTAAAGAGAAAATTCAACAGTTTGAAGACGCTGGCTCAGACGAGGAGGATATTTGGGATGAGAAGGACATGACGTTTGCTCCCGATGCTCAGAGACGTCCAAG GAGCTCCGGCAGCACAGACAGCGAGGAGAGTACAGACTCGGAGGAGGAGGACGTGAAGCGGGACCCGTTTGAGCCGGCTAACACGGCCGCCGATGACAGAATGGAGGTGGACAGCGGGGAAG GGCATGTTTGGACAGCTAACTTTGACGACGTCCCCATGGACACCGGGGCCGTTTCGTCCACTCCCCTCTCCGCCCCTAATGAGACTGCCGCCTGGAACTCACCTGCTGCCGTTGCCACGGAGACCGGCTGGGCCGACTTCTCCAGCTTTACACCTGTGAA CCCCAAAGACCCACTGAGGAGTAACTCCCCGGTGGCAATGGAGACCAGCACCGAGACAGTGGACCCTCTTGGTGTGAATGCGCCGGCAG GTGCGGGGCAATGGGCCGGTGACGAAGGCGCTCAGCCGCCCACTTCCCTCGGAGGAAAACCGGCAGGTTCCGAGGCGGAGGAGGAACCAGCCGGAGACCGGATCACGGAGACAGTCATCAACGGCTCCATGAAGGAGACGCTCAGCCTTACTGTAGATGCCAAAACCGAAACTGCTGTTTTCAAGAG TGAGGAGGAGAAACGATCTACCTCTGAAGATGCATCTGCGAAGTACGTCGTCGGGGAGAGCGAAGAGAGCGAGAGGAATGCATCGCCGCTGTCTGCTAGCAACTGTCAGAAATCTGG TGCAAAGCACTTAGAAGAGAAAACAAAGGCTGCTTGCGAGGTTGTGAACGGCCCCCTCGAGAACGCAGCCACCATGGAAGAAGCCAA aatAGAGCAGTGTGTGCCCTCCCCCGAGGCTGCGGTGAACGGCCCTATGTGA
- the ppp6r3 gene encoding serine/threonine-protein phosphatase 6 regulatory subunit 3 isoform X1, which translates to MFWKFDLHTTSHIDTLLDKEDVTLTEVMDEEDVLQECKAQNHKLVDFLVRPQCMEDLVCYITKEPSDDVEERIKYKYPNISCELLTSDVGQINDRLGEDESLLMKLYGFLQNEPPLNPLLASFFSKVLSILIGRKPEQIVEFLRKREDFVDLMIKHIGTSAIMDLLLRMLTCIEPQQLRQDVLNWLNEEKVIQRLVDMIQPSQDEDRHSNASQSLCEIIRLSRDQMFQVQGSSDPDPLLTTLEKQETVEQLLSNIFDKEKNESAIVSVIQILLTLLETRRPAFEGHLELCPPGLNHPSFSVNQSILDAVKPRLKDFHQLLLEPPKKTILKTTWGVLDPPVGNTRLNVVRLVASLLQTNTHIINQELINLNMLGVILDMYFKYIWNNFLHIQVEICTAMILAMPPTQSDTEIREDEQEPVRENILITHLFQKCRLIQRILDAWSSNEKEQTEGGRRRGYMGHLTRIANSIVHNSDKGPNGAQIQQLISELQEDDRERWESFTSGQLADTNKKNTVDLVNTHHIHSSSDDEVDFKDSGFHQDSSLQQAFSDYQMQQMTSNFIEQFGFNDEEFADQDDVVDIPFDRISDINFSLNTNESANMALFEACCKEKIQQFEDAGSDEEDIWDEKDMTFAPDAQRRPRSSGSTDSEESTDSEEEDVKRDPFEPANTAADDRMEVDSGEGHVWTANFDDVPMDTGAVSSTPLSAPNETAAWNSPAAVATETGWADFSSFTPVNPKDPLRSNSPVAMETSTETVDPLGVNAPAGAGQWAGDEGAQPPTSLGGKPAGSEAEEEPAGDRITETVINGSMKETLSLTVDAKTETAVFKSEEEKRSTSEDASAKYVVGESEESERNASPLSASNCQKSGAKHLEEKTKAACEVVNGPLENAATMEEAKIEQCVPSPEAAVNGPM; encoded by the exons ATGTTTTGGAAGTTTGACCTGCACACAACGTCTCACATCGACACGCTCCTGGACAAGGAGGACGTGACTCTGACGGAGGTGATGGACGAGGAGGACGTTCTACAGGAGTGTAAAGCCCAGAATCACAAGCTGGTCGACTTTCTGGTGCGGCCGCAGTGCATGGAGGACCTGGTGTGCTACATCACCAAGGAGCCCAGCGACGACGTGGAGGAGAGGATTAAATACAA GTACCCCAACATATCCTGTGAGCTGCTGACCTCAGATGTTGGGCAGATCAATGACAGACTAGGAGAAGATGAGAGTTTACTGATGAAACTGTACGGGTTTCTGCAGAACGAGCCGCCGCTGAACCCTCTGCTGGCCAGCTTTTTCAGCAAGGTCCTGAGCATCCTCATCGGCAGAAAGCCGGAGCAG ATCGTTGAGTTCCTGAGGAAGAGGGAAGATTTTGTGGATTTGATGATCAAACACATAGGAACCTCAGCCATCATGGACCTCCTCCTCAGGATGCTCACCTGCATCGAGCCCCAGCAGCTCAGGCAAGATGTCTTAAAT TGGCTGAATGAGGAGAAGGTGATCCAGCGGCTGGTGGACATGATACAGCCCTCTCAGGATGAGGAT AGGCACTCAAATGCATCCCAGTCTCTGTGTGAGATCATTCGCCTCAGCAGAGATCAGATGTTTCAGGTACAGGGAAGCTCCGATCCCGATCCTCTGCTGACCACACTGGAGAA ACAAGAGACTGTAGAGCAGCTGCTGTCCAACATCTTCGACAAAGAGAAGAACGAGTCCGCGATAGTCAGCGTAATCCAGATACTTCTTACGCTCTTAGAGACACGTAGACCAGC CTTTGAGGGGCACCTGGAGCTTTGTCCTCCCGGACTGAATCACCCGTCCTTCTCTGTTAACCAGAGCATCCTTGATGCGGTCAAACCCAGACTGAAAGACTTCCACCAACTCCTGCTGGAGCCTCCAAAG aaaacaattttaaagaCTACGTGGGGGGTGCTGGACCCACCGGTGGGGAACACGCGCCTTAATGTGGTCCGATTAGTGGCCAGCCTTCTGCAAACCAACACGCATATCATCAACCAGGAGCTGATCAACCTCAACATGCTGGGAGTCATTCTG GACATGTACTTCAAATACATTTGGAACAACTTCCTTCACATTCAAGTAGAAATCTGTACTGCCATGATATTAGCGATGCCCCCAACCCAGAGCGACACAGAAATCAGAGAGGACGAACAGGAGCCAGTCAGAGAAAACATCCTCATCACACAC cTCTTTCAGAAGTGCAGGCTGATACAGAGAATTCTGGATGCGTGGAGCTCTAATGAGAAAGAACA gaccGAGGGTGGCCGTCGGAGAGGCTACATGGGTCACCTGACCAGAATAGCCAACTCTATAGTGCATAACAGCGACAAGGGTCCAAACGGAGCTCAGATCCAACAGCTCATTTCag AGCTCCAGGAGGATGATCGGGAGAGATGGGAATCCTTCACCTCGGGGCAACTAGCagacacaaacaagaaaaacactgtagACTTA GTTAACACACATCATATTCACTCGTCCAGCGACGACGAGGTAGATTTCAAAGACAGCGGTTTCCATCAGGATTCGTCTCTGCAGCAA GCCTTTTCTGATTATCAGATGCAACAAATGACGTCCAATTTTATTGAGCAGTTTGGCTTCAATGACGAAGAGTTTGCCGATCAGGACGATGTTGTGGA TATTCCCTTTGATAGAATATCAGACATCAATTTTTCCTTGAATACAAATGAAAGT GCGAATATGGCTCTGTTTGAAGCCTGCTGTAAAGAGAAAATTCAACAGTTTGAAGACGCTGGCTCAGACGAGGAGGATATTTGGGATGAGAAGGACATGACGTTTGCTCCCGATGCTCAGAGACGTCCAAG GAGCTCCGGCAGCACAGACAGCGAGGAGAGTACAGACTCGGAGGAGGAGGACGTGAAGCGGGACCCGTTTGAGCCGGCTAACACGGCCGCCGATGACAGAATGGAGGTGGACAGCGGGGAAG GGCATGTTTGGACAGCTAACTTTGACGACGTCCCCATGGACACCGGGGCCGTTTCGTCCACTCCCCTCTCCGCCCCTAATGAGACTGCCGCCTGGAACTCACCTGCTGCCGTTGCCACGGAGACCGGCTGGGCCGACTTCTCCAGCTTTACACCTGTGAA CCCCAAAGACCCACTGAGGAGTAACTCCCCGGTGGCAATGGAGACCAGCACCGAGACAGTGGACCCTCTTGGTGTGAATGCGCCGGCAG GTGCGGGGCAATGGGCCGGTGACGAAGGCGCTCAGCCGCCCACTTCCCTCGGAGGAAAACCGGCAGGTTCCGAGGCGGAGGAGGAACCAGCCGGAGACCGGATCACGGAGACAGTCATCAACGGCTCCATGAAGGAGACGCTCAGCCTTACTGTAGATGCCAAAACCGAAACTGCTGTTTTCAAGAG TGAGGAGGAGAAACGATCTACCTCTGAAGATGCATCTGCGAAGTACGTCGTCGGGGAGAGCGAAGAGAGCGAGAGGAATGCATCGCCGCTGTCTGCTAGCAACTGTCAGAAATCTGG TGCAAAGCACTTAGAAGAGAAAACAAAGGCTGCTTGCGAGGTTGTGAACGGCCCCCTCGAGAACGCAGCCACCATGGAAGAAGCCAA aatAGAGCAGTGTGTGCCCTCCCCCGAGGCTGCGGTGAACGGCCCTATGTGA
- the ppp6r3 gene encoding serine/threonine-protein phosphatase 6 regulatory subunit 3 isoform X2: MFWKFDLHTTSHIDTLLDKEDVTLTEVMDEEDVLQECKAQNHKLVDFLVRPQCMEDLVCYITKEPSDDVEERIKYKYPNISCELLTSDVGQINDRLGEDESLLMKLYGFLQNEPPLNPLLASFFSKVLSILIGRKPEQIVEFLRKREDFVDLMIKHIGTSAIMDLLLRMLTCIEPQQLRQDVLNWLNEEKVIQRLVDMIQPSQDEDRHSNASQSLCEIIRLSRDQMFQVQGSSDPDPLLTTLEKQETVEQLLSNIFDKEKNESAIVSVIQILLTLLETRRPAFEGHLELCPPGLNHPSFSVNQSILDAVKPRLKDFHQLLLEPPKKTILKTTWGVLDPPVGNTRLNVVRLVASLLQTNTHIINQELINLNMLGVILDMYFKYIWNNFLHIQVEICTAMILAMPPTQSDTEIREDEQEPVRENILITHLFQKCRLIQRILDAWSSNEKEQTEGGRRRGYMGHLTRIANSIVHNSDKGPNGAQIQQLISELQEDDRERWESFTSGQLADTNKKNTVDLVNTHHIHSSSDDEVDFKDSGFHQDSSLQQMQQMTSNFIEQFGFNDEEFADQDDVVDIPFDRISDINFSLNTNESANMALFEACCKEKIQQFEDAGSDEEDIWDEKDMTFAPDAQRRPRSSGSTDSEESTDSEEEDVKRDPFEPANTAADDRMEVDSGEGHVWTANFDDVPMDTGAVSSTPLSAPNETAAWNSPAAVATETGWADFSSFTPVNPKDPLRSNSPVAMETSTETVDPLGVNAPAGAGQWAGDEGAQPPTSLGGKPAGSEAEEEPAGDRITETVINGSMKETLSLTVDAKTETAVFKSEEEKRSTSEDASAKYVVGESEESERNASPLSASNCQKSGAKHLEEKTKAACEVVNGPLENAATMEEAKIEQCVPSPEAAVNGPM; encoded by the exons ATGTTTTGGAAGTTTGACCTGCACACAACGTCTCACATCGACACGCTCCTGGACAAGGAGGACGTGACTCTGACGGAGGTGATGGACGAGGAGGACGTTCTACAGGAGTGTAAAGCCCAGAATCACAAGCTGGTCGACTTTCTGGTGCGGCCGCAGTGCATGGAGGACCTGGTGTGCTACATCACCAAGGAGCCCAGCGACGACGTGGAGGAGAGGATTAAATACAA GTACCCCAACATATCCTGTGAGCTGCTGACCTCAGATGTTGGGCAGATCAATGACAGACTAGGAGAAGATGAGAGTTTACTGATGAAACTGTACGGGTTTCTGCAGAACGAGCCGCCGCTGAACCCTCTGCTGGCCAGCTTTTTCAGCAAGGTCCTGAGCATCCTCATCGGCAGAAAGCCGGAGCAG ATCGTTGAGTTCCTGAGGAAGAGGGAAGATTTTGTGGATTTGATGATCAAACACATAGGAACCTCAGCCATCATGGACCTCCTCCTCAGGATGCTCACCTGCATCGAGCCCCAGCAGCTCAGGCAAGATGTCTTAAAT TGGCTGAATGAGGAGAAGGTGATCCAGCGGCTGGTGGACATGATACAGCCCTCTCAGGATGAGGAT AGGCACTCAAATGCATCCCAGTCTCTGTGTGAGATCATTCGCCTCAGCAGAGATCAGATGTTTCAGGTACAGGGAAGCTCCGATCCCGATCCTCTGCTGACCACACTGGAGAA ACAAGAGACTGTAGAGCAGCTGCTGTCCAACATCTTCGACAAAGAGAAGAACGAGTCCGCGATAGTCAGCGTAATCCAGATACTTCTTACGCTCTTAGAGACACGTAGACCAGC CTTTGAGGGGCACCTGGAGCTTTGTCCTCCCGGACTGAATCACCCGTCCTTCTCTGTTAACCAGAGCATCCTTGATGCGGTCAAACCCAGACTGAAAGACTTCCACCAACTCCTGCTGGAGCCTCCAAAG aaaacaattttaaagaCTACGTGGGGGGTGCTGGACCCACCGGTGGGGAACACGCGCCTTAATGTGGTCCGATTAGTGGCCAGCCTTCTGCAAACCAACACGCATATCATCAACCAGGAGCTGATCAACCTCAACATGCTGGGAGTCATTCTG GACATGTACTTCAAATACATTTGGAACAACTTCCTTCACATTCAAGTAGAAATCTGTACTGCCATGATATTAGCGATGCCCCCAACCCAGAGCGACACAGAAATCAGAGAGGACGAACAGGAGCCAGTCAGAGAAAACATCCTCATCACACAC cTCTTTCAGAAGTGCAGGCTGATACAGAGAATTCTGGATGCGTGGAGCTCTAATGAGAAAGAACA gaccGAGGGTGGCCGTCGGAGAGGCTACATGGGTCACCTGACCAGAATAGCCAACTCTATAGTGCATAACAGCGACAAGGGTCCAAACGGAGCTCAGATCCAACAGCTCATTTCag AGCTCCAGGAGGATGATCGGGAGAGATGGGAATCCTTCACCTCGGGGCAACTAGCagacacaaacaagaaaaacactgtagACTTA GTTAACACACATCATATTCACTCGTCCAGCGACGACGAGGTAGATTTCAAAGACAGCGGTTTCCATCAGGATTCGTCTCTGCAGCAA ATGCAACAAATGACGTCCAATTTTATTGAGCAGTTTGGCTTCAATGACGAAGAGTTTGCCGATCAGGACGATGTTGTGGA TATTCCCTTTGATAGAATATCAGACATCAATTTTTCCTTGAATACAAATGAAAGT GCGAATATGGCTCTGTTTGAAGCCTGCTGTAAAGAGAAAATTCAACAGTTTGAAGACGCTGGCTCAGACGAGGAGGATATTTGGGATGAGAAGGACATGACGTTTGCTCCCGATGCTCAGAGACGTCCAAG GAGCTCCGGCAGCACAGACAGCGAGGAGAGTACAGACTCGGAGGAGGAGGACGTGAAGCGGGACCCGTTTGAGCCGGCTAACACGGCCGCCGATGACAGAATGGAGGTGGACAGCGGGGAAG GGCATGTTTGGACAGCTAACTTTGACGACGTCCCCATGGACACCGGGGCCGTTTCGTCCACTCCCCTCTCCGCCCCTAATGAGACTGCCGCCTGGAACTCACCTGCTGCCGTTGCCACGGAGACCGGCTGGGCCGACTTCTCCAGCTTTACACCTGTGAA CCCCAAAGACCCACTGAGGAGTAACTCCCCGGTGGCAATGGAGACCAGCACCGAGACAGTGGACCCTCTTGGTGTGAATGCGCCGGCAG GTGCGGGGCAATGGGCCGGTGACGAAGGCGCTCAGCCGCCCACTTCCCTCGGAGGAAAACCGGCAGGTTCCGAGGCGGAGGAGGAACCAGCCGGAGACCGGATCACGGAGACAGTCATCAACGGCTCCATGAAGGAGACGCTCAGCCTTACTGTAGATGCCAAAACCGAAACTGCTGTTTTCAAGAG TGAGGAGGAGAAACGATCTACCTCTGAAGATGCATCTGCGAAGTACGTCGTCGGGGAGAGCGAAGAGAGCGAGAGGAATGCATCGCCGCTGTCTGCTAGCAACTGTCAGAAATCTGG TGCAAAGCACTTAGAAGAGAAAACAAAGGCTGCTTGCGAGGTTGTGAACGGCCCCCTCGAGAACGCAGCCACCATGGAAGAAGCCAA aatAGAGCAGTGTGTGCCCTCCCCCGAGGCTGCGGTGAACGGCCCTATGTGA
- the ppp6r3 gene encoding serine/threonine-protein phosphatase 6 regulatory subunit 3 isoform X4 has translation MFWKFDLHTTSHIDTLLDKEDVTLTEVMDEEDVLQECKAQNHKLVDFLVRPQCMEDLVCYITKEPSDDVEERIKYKYPNISCELLTSDVGQINDRLGEDESLLMKLYGFLQNEPPLNPLLASFFSKVLSILIGRKPEQIVEFLRKREDFVDLMIKHIGTSAIMDLLLRMLTCIEPQQLRQDVLNWLNEEKVIQRLVDMIQPSQDEDRHSNASQSLCEIIRLSRDQMFQVQGSSDPDPLLTTLEKQETVEQLLSNIFDKEKNESAIVSVIQILLTLLETRRPAFEGHLELCPPGLNHPSFSVNQSILDAVKPRLKDFHQLLLEPPKKTILKTTWGVLDPPVGNTRLNVVRLVASLLQTNTHIINQELINLNMLGVILDMYFKYIWNNFLHIQVEICTAMILAMPPTQSDTEIREDEQEPVRENILITHLFQKCRLIQRILDAWSSNEKEQTEGGRRRGYMGHLTRIANSIVHNSDKGPNGAQIQQLISELQEDDRERWESFTSGQLADTNKKNTVDLVNTHHIHSSSDDEVDFKDSGFHQDSSLQQAFSDYQMQQMTSNFIEQFGFNDEEFADQDDVVDIPFDRISDINFSLNTNESANMALFEACCKEKIQQFEDAGSDEEDIWDEKDMTFAPDAQRRPRSSGSTDSEESTDSEEEDVKRDPFEPANTAADDRMEVDSGEGHVWTANFDDVPMDTGAVSSTPLSAPNETAAWNSPAAVATETGWADFSSFTPVNPKDPLRSNSPVAMETSTETVDPLGVNAPAGAGQWAGDEGAQPPTSLGGKPAGSEAEEEPAGDRITETVINGSMKETLSLTVDAKTETAVFKSEEEKRSTSEDASAKYVVGESEESERNASPLSASNCQKSGIEQCVPSPEAAVNGPM, from the exons ATGTTTTGGAAGTTTGACCTGCACACAACGTCTCACATCGACACGCTCCTGGACAAGGAGGACGTGACTCTGACGGAGGTGATGGACGAGGAGGACGTTCTACAGGAGTGTAAAGCCCAGAATCACAAGCTGGTCGACTTTCTGGTGCGGCCGCAGTGCATGGAGGACCTGGTGTGCTACATCACCAAGGAGCCCAGCGACGACGTGGAGGAGAGGATTAAATACAA GTACCCCAACATATCCTGTGAGCTGCTGACCTCAGATGTTGGGCAGATCAATGACAGACTAGGAGAAGATGAGAGTTTACTGATGAAACTGTACGGGTTTCTGCAGAACGAGCCGCCGCTGAACCCTCTGCTGGCCAGCTTTTTCAGCAAGGTCCTGAGCATCCTCATCGGCAGAAAGCCGGAGCAG ATCGTTGAGTTCCTGAGGAAGAGGGAAGATTTTGTGGATTTGATGATCAAACACATAGGAACCTCAGCCATCATGGACCTCCTCCTCAGGATGCTCACCTGCATCGAGCCCCAGCAGCTCAGGCAAGATGTCTTAAAT TGGCTGAATGAGGAGAAGGTGATCCAGCGGCTGGTGGACATGATACAGCCCTCTCAGGATGAGGAT AGGCACTCAAATGCATCCCAGTCTCTGTGTGAGATCATTCGCCTCAGCAGAGATCAGATGTTTCAGGTACAGGGAAGCTCCGATCCCGATCCTCTGCTGACCACACTGGAGAA ACAAGAGACTGTAGAGCAGCTGCTGTCCAACATCTTCGACAAAGAGAAGAACGAGTCCGCGATAGTCAGCGTAATCCAGATACTTCTTACGCTCTTAGAGACACGTAGACCAGC CTTTGAGGGGCACCTGGAGCTTTGTCCTCCCGGACTGAATCACCCGTCCTTCTCTGTTAACCAGAGCATCCTTGATGCGGTCAAACCCAGACTGAAAGACTTCCACCAACTCCTGCTGGAGCCTCCAAAG aaaacaattttaaagaCTACGTGGGGGGTGCTGGACCCACCGGTGGGGAACACGCGCCTTAATGTGGTCCGATTAGTGGCCAGCCTTCTGCAAACCAACACGCATATCATCAACCAGGAGCTGATCAACCTCAACATGCTGGGAGTCATTCTG GACATGTACTTCAAATACATTTGGAACAACTTCCTTCACATTCAAGTAGAAATCTGTACTGCCATGATATTAGCGATGCCCCCAACCCAGAGCGACACAGAAATCAGAGAGGACGAACAGGAGCCAGTCAGAGAAAACATCCTCATCACACAC cTCTTTCAGAAGTGCAGGCTGATACAGAGAATTCTGGATGCGTGGAGCTCTAATGAGAAAGAACA gaccGAGGGTGGCCGTCGGAGAGGCTACATGGGTCACCTGACCAGAATAGCCAACTCTATAGTGCATAACAGCGACAAGGGTCCAAACGGAGCTCAGATCCAACAGCTCATTTCag AGCTCCAGGAGGATGATCGGGAGAGATGGGAATCCTTCACCTCGGGGCAACTAGCagacacaaacaagaaaaacactgtagACTTA GTTAACACACATCATATTCACTCGTCCAGCGACGACGAGGTAGATTTCAAAGACAGCGGTTTCCATCAGGATTCGTCTCTGCAGCAA GCCTTTTCTGATTATCAGATGCAACAAATGACGTCCAATTTTATTGAGCAGTTTGGCTTCAATGACGAAGAGTTTGCCGATCAGGACGATGTTGTGGA TATTCCCTTTGATAGAATATCAGACATCAATTTTTCCTTGAATACAAATGAAAGT GCGAATATGGCTCTGTTTGAAGCCTGCTGTAAAGAGAAAATTCAACAGTTTGAAGACGCTGGCTCAGACGAGGAGGATATTTGGGATGAGAAGGACATGACGTTTGCTCCCGATGCTCAGAGACGTCCAAG GAGCTCCGGCAGCACAGACAGCGAGGAGAGTACAGACTCGGAGGAGGAGGACGTGAAGCGGGACCCGTTTGAGCCGGCTAACACGGCCGCCGATGACAGAATGGAGGTGGACAGCGGGGAAG GGCATGTTTGGACAGCTAACTTTGACGACGTCCCCATGGACACCGGGGCCGTTTCGTCCACTCCCCTCTCCGCCCCTAATGAGACTGCCGCCTGGAACTCACCTGCTGCCGTTGCCACGGAGACCGGCTGGGCCGACTTCTCCAGCTTTACACCTGTGAA CCCCAAAGACCCACTGAGGAGTAACTCCCCGGTGGCAATGGAGACCAGCACCGAGACAGTGGACCCTCTTGGTGTGAATGCGCCGGCAG GTGCGGGGCAATGGGCCGGTGACGAAGGCGCTCAGCCGCCCACTTCCCTCGGAGGAAAACCGGCAGGTTCCGAGGCGGAGGAGGAACCAGCCGGAGACCGGATCACGGAGACAGTCATCAACGGCTCCATGAAGGAGACGCTCAGCCTTACTGTAGATGCCAAAACCGAAACTGCTGTTTTCAAGAG TGAGGAGGAGAAACGATCTACCTCTGAAGATGCATCTGCGAAGTACGTCGTCGGGGAGAGCGAAGAGAGCGAGAGGAATGCATCGCCGCTGTCTGCTAGCAACTGTCAGAAATCTGG aatAGAGCAGTGTGTGCCCTCCCCCGAGGCTGCGGTGAACGGCCCTATGTGA